TCCCGGCCACCGCCGCCGTCGGTAAGCGCCTGGCCTGGGCCACCGCCGTGGGCGTCGGGCCGCACGTCCGTTCCATCGTCTCCGGCGATCGGGTGCTCTTCGACCCCGACGACCGCTCCGAGGTCGAGTTGCACGGCCGTGGCTACGTGCTGCTGCGCGAGCGCGACGTGCACGCGGTGGCCGCCGAACGGGTCGAGGAGGACGCCACCGGGCTCTACCTCTGAGCCCGCCGGCACCACAGCGAGATCGTCCCGGCACCCGCGTGCCGGCACCACGGCGCGGCCGTCCCGAAGCCCGCGTCTCGGCTCTACCGCGAGATCGTCCCGAAGCCCGCGTCGTTTGCCGCGCTCCCCGGCGGGAAGCCAGCCGCATCACCGGCCCTGGGGAGGGACGATGCCGGTATTAGTGAAGAAGGTGCTGGCTTGGGGAAGTCTCGCGTTCCTGATCTACTTCATGGCGTTCCGGCCCGAAGGCGCGGCGGAGATGTTCCGAGCGATCGGCGCCGCCCTGCTGATGATGGCGCAGGGTCTCGGCGACTTTCTCACCAGGCTGATGGCCTGACCGCGCGCTGACGGCCCGCGCGCGGTCAGTGCCGCTGCGGCGGCCAGGGCGGCGCGGGGGGCCGCTGGCCGTACCAGCCGGGCGGGCCGTAGCCGGCAGCGAAGGCCGGTGGTGGCGGCGCAGCGGCCAGCACCACCGGAATCGGGACCACCGGCTCCTCGGGCGCCTGCACCGACCGCTGCGAACCGTCCGGGAACCGCAGATGGTACTGCCGCCCGTCCCAGACGCCGACCGGCGACTGCGGGTCCCGGCCCACAAAGTACGACCGGTAGGTGCTGATCAGTTCCAGCAGCTGCTGTTCCTCCCGCGCTGTGCGTTCCCGGTCGACGGGCCGGCGGTCCAGGCCCCGCAGCGCGCCGTCCCGCAGCAGCGCCAGCCGGGTCGCCGCGAACTGGTAACCGCGCATGGCGCGCAGTCCGGCGTCACCGGCCACCCGCCGGGCCCACACCCGGGCCGCGTGCCGCCGGCCGAGGCTGCTCAGCGCCGCGACCTCGGGCGGGGTGAGCCAGCCGGCCCGGACGTAGTCGGGCAGGGTTCGCTCGGTGAGCCGCCCCTCCCAGGCACGTAGCCACACCGCCAGACCGACCATGCCGAAGAAGATCGGCACCATCACACCGACCATGCCGACGAGCGTGATCAAAACCTCGCCGGTGGCCTCGCTCAGGGTCGGCAGCAGGTTCCAGGCCCCGTGCAGCATCATCGCCAGCAGCAGGCCGGCGAGCGGGGCGAGCACCCGGACCCGGCGGTCCGCCGTACGGGCGGCGATGCCGAGGCCGACACCGGTCATCGAGGTGAACAACGGATGGGCGAACCCGAACAGCAGGATCCGGCCGATGAA
This DNA window, taken from Micromonospora sp. FIMYZ51, encodes the following:
- a CDS encoding PrsW family intramembrane metalloprotease; the protein is MRPARRAGDDYAGRMADTPSGGSLPPSPSVPAAPPMGTGVPGMPRRRLNWRRALVLAGVILLIAASAIFMLVTLGTNLGAEALLIGTAAAILPVPVLVACFLWLDRYEPEPLKYLIFCFAWGAFVSTAASLLVNEASASWFEERGLPIALTAVLVAPFIEELTKALGPILLLLFRRREWSGITDGLVYCGLSAIGFAMVENILYLGGRGYAAGVEQYGPATGAQQVIAIFIGRILLFGFAHPLFTSMTGVGLGIAARTADRRVRVLAPLAGLLLAMMLHGAWNLLPTLSEATGEVLITLVGMVGVMVPIFFGMVGLAVWLRAWEGRLTERTLPDYVRAGWLTPPEVAALSSLGRRHAARVWARRVAGDAGLRAMRGYQFAATRLALLRDGALRGLDRRPVDRERTAREEQQLLELISTYRSYFVGRDPQSPVGVWDGRQYHLRFPDGSQRSVQAPEEPVVPIPVVLAAAPPPPAFAAGYGPPGWYGQRPPAPPWPPQRH
- a CDS encoding co-chaperone GroES produces the protein MTADQNLDSGLPIRLLHDRVLVRMEGGDGERRSTAGIVIPATAAVGKRLAWATAVGVGPHVRSIVSGDRVLFDPDDRSEVELHGRGYVLLRERDVHAVAAERVEEDATGLYL